In a single window of the Streptomyces sp. NBC_00094 genome:
- a CDS encoding peptide-N4-asparagine amidase, protein MRSLKIMSMISGLVLAAGALITAQPAAAEGADTPAPPAEFTSDWHDPVTAAPPVTTPGTRSCEVTLAAAQFRDFTPYQGVYTPPKECGTRWNKVVLRLEGSVKGRQYDRLGHLTVGGVEILRTSTPQPSPDGITWSVEKDVTRYRDTLSRPQPVEMLIGNVVNETYTGVLDVRVTLTFHTAEGRVKPAEGTPDRVIPLTGSTLTTPRNTERVLAEVYATGSGGGCEEYWYLSVPDPAPYSCRAAEGPHREVQVSVDGRLAGIAAPFPTVWTGGWSNPFLWYVTPGPRAFDVRPVVYDLTPFAALLNDGRPHAVQVTVAGVPAGLAGWSTPTNVLLWQDEGSRVVTGALDRHEESAPRNSSVYTPVSGSTPQHVDTEAGHRLTVAGHLDTSHGRVDTTVSRTVGHTSVHRWGDDENPDALTARWTDDETVTTGRTVTRVHRAYTMDGETTVGAGDRLRTVLTLGDRADTVVVRDGRRLSWSVLDNTYSGDATYTTGVPRDQRHAVGTTTERYRLYGSDGCYDRTLTTVQGTLTRDLRRC, encoded by the coding sequence ATGAGATCACTCAAGATCATGAGCATGATCAGCGGTCTGGTCCTGGCCGCCGGGGCGCTGATCACCGCGCAACCGGCCGCCGCCGAGGGAGCGGACACCCCTGCACCCCCGGCCGAGTTCACCAGCGACTGGCACGACCCGGTCACCGCCGCCCCGCCCGTCACGACCCCCGGCACCCGCAGCTGCGAGGTCACCCTCGCCGCCGCGCAGTTCCGCGACTTCACCCCGTACCAGGGCGTCTACACCCCGCCGAAGGAGTGCGGCACCCGCTGGAACAAGGTCGTCCTCCGCCTCGAAGGGAGCGTGAAGGGCCGCCAGTACGACCGGCTCGGCCACCTCACCGTCGGCGGCGTGGAGATCCTCCGCACCTCGACGCCCCAGCCCTCACCCGACGGCATCACCTGGTCGGTCGAGAAGGACGTCACCCGCTATCGCGACACCCTCAGCCGCCCGCAGCCGGTCGAGATGCTCATCGGCAATGTCGTGAACGAGACGTACACCGGCGTCCTCGACGTCCGGGTCACCCTCACCTTCCACACCGCCGAGGGCCGCGTGAAGCCCGCCGAGGGCACACCCGACCGGGTGATCCCCCTCACCGGCTCCACCCTCACCACCCCGCGCAACACCGAACGGGTCCTCGCCGAGGTGTACGCCACCGGCTCCGGCGGCGGCTGCGAGGAGTACTGGTACCTCTCCGTCCCCGACCCCGCCCCCTACTCCTGCCGGGCCGCCGAGGGTCCCCACCGGGAGGTCCAGGTCTCCGTGGACGGCCGGCTCGCGGGCATCGCGGCCCCCTTCCCCACGGTCTGGACCGGCGGCTGGTCCAACCCCTTCCTCTGGTACGTCACCCCCGGCCCCCGCGCCTTCGACGTCCGGCCGGTCGTCTACGACCTCACCCCCTTCGCCGCCCTCCTGAACGACGGCCGCCCCCACGCGGTGCAGGTCACGGTCGCCGGGGTCCCGGCCGGTCTCGCGGGCTGGTCCACCCCCACCAACGTGCTGCTCTGGCAGGACGAGGGCAGCCGGGTCGTCACCGGCGCGCTCGACCGGCACGAGGAGAGCGCCCCGCGCAACTCCTCCGTGTACACCCCGGTCTCCGGGAGCACCCCGCAGCACGTCGACACCGAGGCCGGACACCGGCTCACCGTCGCCGGGCACCTCGACACCTCCCACGGCCGGGTCGACACCACGGTCAGCAGGACCGTCGGCCACACCTCCGTCCACCGCTGGGGCGACGACGAGAACCCCGACGCCCTCACCGCCCGCTGGACGGACGACGAGACCGTGACCACCGGCCGCACCGTCACCCGCGTCCACCGCGCCTACACCATGGACGGCGAGACGACGGTCGGCGCGGGCGACCGGCTGCGGACGGTCCTCACCCTCGGGGACCGCGCCGACACCGTCGTCGTACGGGACGGCCGACGCCTGTCCTGGTCGGTTCTCGACAACACGTACAGCGGGGACGCGACCTACACCACCGGTGTCCCGCGCGACCAGCGTCACGCGGTCGGAACGACGACCGAGCGGTACCGGCTGTACGGCTCGGACGGCTGCTACGACCGGACGCTGACGACGGTTCAGGGCACCCTCACGCGGGATCTGCGCCGCTGCTGA
- a CDS encoding ABC transporter ATP-binding protein, producing the protein MQIRDLPYADPGVPDVRSGTRFLLWLGRNQLGGQVKALLWGLLLQLGIAALPLGVGVAVQAVVDHDGGRLALAGGLLVAFGLAIAAGDTMMHRTAVTNWITAAARVQQLLSRKTAELGSVLTRRVAAGEVVAVSTGDVEKIGWFVEALSRFAAAAVSLLIVCVALVLYQPALGIVVALGVPVLALAVLPLLPRATRRADVQREKAGKATELASDTVAGLRVLRGIGGEELFLDRYRAASQEVRRAAVHSARMWALIAAIQVVLPGVLLIVVVAYGARLALDGRITVGELVTVYGAVALTHHPMRNFEEIAMAFSFSRPSAKRAARVLSLNRTTSTTDAVEGEERKATGDLYDPLTGLLAPAGRFTAVVCGDPDMAGRLADRLGGHPAEQDLVEQAHTSVLLGGVPLDELPLEAARTAVLVQDKDPVLLSGTLRELLDVPSSGAVRAADALEAAQCGDVLDALAQASVDADGDPMRTRITERGRSLSGGQRQRLALARSLVTDPEVLVLDEPTSAVDSHTESRVADGIARLRAGGTTVVLASSPLLLDRADRVVLIHEGQAVAVGTHRELLAGEPRYRAVVTRETDEELAAASDPLRELEALEGESA; encoded by the coding sequence ATGCAGATTCGAGATCTTCCCTACGCCGACCCAGGGGTCCCCGATGTACGGTCGGGCACCCGGTTCCTCCTCTGGCTCGGCCGCAACCAGCTCGGCGGGCAGGTGAAGGCCCTCCTGTGGGGGCTTCTCCTCCAGCTGGGCATCGCCGCGCTGCCGCTCGGTGTCGGCGTCGCCGTCCAGGCGGTCGTGGACCACGACGGCGGGCGGCTCGCCCTCGCCGGGGGCCTGCTCGTGGCCTTCGGGCTCGCGATCGCCGCCGGCGACACGATGATGCACCGCACCGCGGTCACCAACTGGATCACCGCCGCCGCCCGGGTCCAGCAGCTGCTCTCCCGCAAGACCGCCGAGCTGGGCTCCGTGCTCACCCGGCGGGTCGCCGCGGGCGAGGTCGTCGCGGTCTCCACGGGCGACGTCGAGAAGATCGGCTGGTTCGTCGAGGCGCTGTCCCGGTTCGCCGCGGCCGCCGTCTCCCTGCTGATCGTCTGCGTGGCGCTCGTCCTCTACCAGCCCGCCCTCGGCATCGTCGTCGCCCTCGGCGTCCCCGTCCTCGCCCTCGCCGTGCTGCCGCTCCTCCCCCGCGCCACGCGCCGGGCGGACGTCCAGCGCGAGAAGGCCGGCAAGGCCACGGAGCTGGCCTCCGACACCGTCGCCGGACTCCGCGTCCTGCGCGGCATCGGCGGCGAGGAGCTGTTCCTCGACCGCTACCGCGCCGCCTCCCAGGAGGTCCGCAGGGCGGCCGTGCACAGCGCGCGCATGTGGGCGCTGATCGCCGCGATCCAGGTCGTGCTGCCCGGCGTCCTGCTCATCGTCGTCGTGGCGTACGGGGCGCGGCTCGCGCTCGACGGCCGGATCACGGTCGGCGAGCTCGTCACCGTCTACGGCGCGGTGGCCCTCACCCATCATCCGATGCGGAACTTCGAGGAGATCGCCATGGCCTTCTCCTTCTCCCGGCCGTCCGCGAAGCGGGCCGCCAGGGTCCTCTCGCTGAACCGCACGACGTCCACCACCGACGCCGTCGAGGGCGAGGAGCGCAAGGCGACCGGCGATCTGTACGACCCGCTGACCGGGCTGCTCGCCCCGGCAGGCCGGTTCACCGCCGTCGTCTGCGGCGACCCGGACATGGCCGGACGGCTCGCGGACCGGCTCGGCGGCCACCCGGCCGAACAGGACCTCGTGGAACAGGCCCACACCTCGGTCCTGCTCGGCGGGGTCCCGCTGGACGAGCTGCCGCTGGAGGCGGCCCGGACGGCCGTCCTCGTGCAGGACAAGGACCCGGTGCTGCTCTCGGGCACGCTCCGGGAGCTCCTCGACGTGCCCTCCTCGGGAGCGGTCCGTGCCGCGGACGCGCTCGAAGCAGCCCAGTGCGGCGACGTCCTCGACGCGCTCGCGCAGGCCTCCGTCGACGCGGACGGCGACCCGATGCGGACGCGGATCACCGAGCGGGGCCGGTCGCTCTCCGGCGGCCAGCGCCAGCGGCTCGCGCTCGCCCGCTCGCTGGTGACCGACCCCGAGGTGCTCGTCCTGGACGAGCCCACCTCGGCGGTCGACTCCCACACCGAGTCCCGGGTGGCCGACGGGATCGCCCGGCTGCGCGCGGGCGGCACCACCGTGGTGCTCGCCTCCTCGCCGCTGCTCCTGGACCGCGCCGACCGGGTGGTCCTGATCCACGAGGGCCAGGCGGTCGCCGTCGGCACGCACCGCGAACTGCTCGCCGGCGAGCCCCGCTACCGCGCGGTCGTCACCCGTGAGACGGACGAGGAGCTCGCCGCGGCGAGCGACCCCCTCCGTGAACTCGAAGCACTGGAAGGGGAATCGGCATGA
- a CDS encoding ABC transporter ATP-binding protein: MIGVAPPEYDPAAPKTATTLPVAGSATVRSYVRELLRRHRRAFALLIGVNAVAVIASMAGPYLLGSVVDELASGARDLHLERTVALFAVALLVQTVFVRLVRLRGAMLGEEMLADLREDFLVRSVGLPPGVLERAGTGDLLSRITTDVDRLANAMREAVPQLAIGVVWVGLLLGGLAVTAPPLALAALLAAPVLIVGCRWYFKRAPSAYRSESAGYAAVAAALAETVDAGRTVESHRLGSRRIALSDRRITEWVAWERYTLFLRSVLFPVVTLTHTTVLCGVLLLGGVFVFQGWIDVGQLTTGALLAQMLVEPIGIVLRWYDELQVAQVSLGRLVGVRDIEPDAGDQEVRPEGRAVRADEVRFGYREGVDVLHEVSLKVAPGTRLALVGPSGAGKSTLGRLLAGIYAPRTGSVTLGAAELARMPAERVREHVALVNQEHHVFVGSLRDNLLLARTGAADTELWEALEAVDADSWARGLDEGLDTEVGSGGRSLTPAQAQQVALARLVLADPHTLVLDEATSLLDPRAARHLERSLARVLDGRTVVAIAHRLHTAHDADLIAVVEAGRISELGSHDELVSADGAYAALWRSWHG, translated from the coding sequence ATGATCGGCGTCGCGCCACCGGAGTACGACCCGGCGGCTCCCAAGACGGCGACGACGCTGCCCGTCGCGGGCAGCGCGACCGTACGGAGCTACGTGCGGGAACTCCTGCGCCGCCACCGCAGGGCGTTCGCGCTGCTCATCGGGGTGAACGCGGTCGCCGTCATCGCCTCGATGGCCGGCCCGTACCTCCTCGGCTCGGTGGTGGACGAGCTGGCCTCCGGGGCCCGTGACCTCCATCTGGAGCGCACGGTCGCCCTGTTCGCGGTCGCCCTCCTCGTCCAGACGGTCTTCGTGCGGCTCGTCCGGCTGCGCGGGGCGATGCTCGGTGAGGAGATGCTCGCCGATCTGCGCGAGGACTTCCTCGTCCGCTCCGTGGGCCTGCCGCCCGGCGTCCTCGAACGGGCCGGGACGGGCGACCTGCTCTCCCGTATCACCACGGACGTCGACCGGCTCGCCAACGCGATGCGCGAGGCCGTGCCGCAGCTGGCCATCGGCGTCGTCTGGGTGGGGCTGCTGCTCGGCGGACTCGCGGTGACCGCGCCGCCGCTCGCGCTCGCGGCGCTGCTCGCCGCCCCGGTGCTCATCGTGGGCTGCCGCTGGTACTTCAAGCGGGCCCCGTCCGCGTACCGCTCGGAGTCCGCGGGGTACGCGGCGGTGGCCGCGGCCCTGGCGGAGACGGTCGACGCGGGCCGGACGGTGGAGTCGCACCGCCTGGGCTCGCGGCGCATCGCCCTCTCCGACCGGCGCATCACCGAGTGGGTGGCGTGGGAGAGGTACACGCTCTTCCTGCGCTCGGTGCTCTTCCCCGTCGTCACGCTCACGCACACGACGGTGCTGTGCGGCGTCCTCCTCCTCGGCGGGGTCTTCGTCTTCCAGGGATGGATCGACGTGGGCCAGCTGACGACGGGCGCGCTGCTCGCGCAGATGCTGGTGGAGCCGATCGGAATCGTGCTCCGCTGGTACGACGAGCTGCAGGTCGCGCAGGTCTCGCTGGGCCGGCTCGTCGGCGTCCGGGACATCGAGCCGGACGCGGGTGACCAGGAGGTACGGCCCGAGGGGCGGGCCGTCCGGGCCGACGAGGTCCGGTTCGGCTACCGCGAGGGCGTCGACGTGCTGCACGAGGTGTCCCTCAAGGTGGCACCGGGCACCCGGCTCGCCCTGGTGGGCCCGTCGGGTGCGGGCAAGTCCACGCTCGGCCGGCTGCTCGCGGGCATCTACGCCCCGAGGACGGGCTCGGTGACCCTCGGCGCCGCCGAGCTGGCGCGGATGCCCGCCGAGCGGGTCCGCGAGCACGTGGCCCTGGTCAACCAGGAGCACCACGTCTTCGTCGGCTCGCTGCGGGACAACCTGCTGCTCGCCCGGACCGGTGCCGCCGACACCGAGCTGTGGGAGGCGCTGGAGGCGGTGGACGCCGACAGCTGGGCCCGGGGCCTCGACGAGGGCCTGGACACGGAGGTCGGCTCGGGCGGCCGTTCGCTCACCCCGGCGCAGGCCCAGCAGGTCGCGCTGGCCCGGCTCGTCCTCGCGGACCCGCACACGCTGGTCCTGGACGAGGCGACCTCGCTGCTCGACCCGCGGGCGGCCCGGCACCTGGAGCGGTCCCTCGCCCGGGTCCTCGACGGGCGTACGGTCGTGGCGATCGCGCACCGGCTGCACACCGCGCACGACGCCGATCTGATCGCGGTCGTCGAGGCCGGCCGGATCAGCGAGCTCGGCAGCCACGACGAGCTGGTCTCGGCGGACGGGGCGTACGCGGCACTGTGGAGGTCCTGGCACGGCTGA
- a CDS encoding NAD(P)-dependent oxidoreductase: MRIGVIGATGTIGSRVVAEALERGHHIRAFGRDATEAAAGETRENITWASLDVLDPEGIAAVLPGLDVLISAFQPGNAARDLDDTVRRSIADATVYAAAARALLKALETHPRTRLIVIGGAGSLEIEPGLVLADAEDRLHETLDSVGLPRDYAAAVRGHRDALNVLRTSNRRWTYFSPAEDIAPGERTGRFRIGEDQPVRDAEGRSRVSAEDAAVALVDEAELPRFVQRRFTIGY; encoded by the coding sequence ATGCGCATCGGAGTCATCGGAGCCACCGGCACCATCGGCAGCCGCGTCGTCGCGGAGGCCCTGGAGCGCGGGCACCACATCAGGGCCTTCGGCCGCGACGCCACCGAGGCGGCGGCCGGAGAGACCCGCGAGAACATCACCTGGGCGAGCCTCGACGTCCTCGACCCCGAGGGCATCGCCGCCGTTCTGCCCGGACTCGACGTCCTGATCAGCGCCTTCCAGCCCGGCAACGCCGCCCGGGACCTCGACGACACCGTGCGGCGCTCCATCGCCGACGCCACCGTCTACGCCGCCGCGGCCCGCGCCCTGCTCAAGGCCCTGGAGACGCACCCCAGGACCCGGCTGATCGTCATCGGCGGTGCCGGCAGCCTGGAGATCGAGCCGGGGCTCGTCCTCGCGGACGCGGAGGACCGCCTCCACGAGACCCTCGACTCGGTCGGACTGCCCCGTGACTACGCGGCAGCGGTACGCGGCCACCGGGACGCCCTGAACGTGCTGCGCACCTCGAACCGCCGGTGGACCTACTTCAGCCCCGCCGAGGACATCGCACCCGGCGAGCGCACCGGCCGCTTCCGCATCGGCGAGGACCAGCCGGTACGGGACGCCGAGGGACGCAGTCGCGTCTCGGCGGAGGACGCGGCCGTGGCCCTCGTCGACGAGGCGGAGCTGCCCCGCTTCGTCCAGCGCCGCTTCACGATCGGCTACTGA
- a CDS encoding TetR/AcrR family transcriptional regulator, with translation MTGTSEARTGKPPAGRGRRERLRAETTAEIKETALRLMASGGPDAITLRAIAREMGMTANAIYGYFATRDDLVTTLIDDVYSALADDVDAAWAQAPAGDPAARVLAWARAFRAWALANPEGFRLVYGDPVPGYRAPEDGPAPDAARRVCTGLTALAAAAWPYAEPLYRDSSFTWSDFDAGLLDKVRPAFPELPPAAVALALRIWGHLHGLVALEVYGHLGRQTASPDKLFQEELVQLVRTLGVPRADSPER, from the coding sequence ATGACCGGGACATCGGAAGCACGGACAGGAAAGCCCCCGGCCGGCCGGGGGCGCCGCGAGCGGCTACGGGCCGAGACGACGGCCGAGATCAAGGAGACCGCCCTGCGGCTGATGGCCTCGGGCGGGCCCGACGCGATCACCCTGCGGGCCATCGCCCGCGAGATGGGCATGACGGCCAACGCCATCTACGGCTACTTCGCCACCCGCGACGACCTGGTCACCACGCTCATCGACGACGTGTACTCCGCGCTCGCCGACGACGTGGACGCGGCCTGGGCACAGGCCCCCGCGGGAGACCCGGCCGCCCGCGTCCTGGCCTGGGCCCGTGCCTTCCGCGCCTGGGCCCTGGCCAACCCCGAGGGCTTCCGGCTGGTCTACGGCGACCCCGTCCCCGGCTACCGCGCCCCCGAGGACGGCCCCGCCCCCGACGCCGCCCGCCGGGTGTGCACCGGGCTCACCGCGCTCGCCGCTGCCGCCTGGCCGTACGCCGAGCCCCTCTACCGGGACAGCTCGTTCACCTGGTCCGACTTCGACGCCGGGCTCCTCGACAAGGTGCGCCCGGCCTTCCCGGAACTGCCACCCGCCGCCGTCGCGCTCGCCCTGCGCATCTGGGGGCACCTGCACGGACTGGTGGCCCTGGAGGTGTACGGCCATCTCGGGCGCCAGACGGCCAGCCCCGACAAGCTCTTCCAGGAGGAACTGGTCCAGCTGGTCAGGACCCTGGGCGTCCCCCGGGCCGACTCCCCGGAGCGCTGA
- a CDS encoding metal-dependent hydrolase: MMGPAHSLSGAAAWLGVGAAAAAFDRPMPWPVLLVGALICAGAALAPDLDHKSATISRAFGPVSKGLCEIVDKLSYAVYKATRSSADPRRSGGHRTLTHTWLWAVLIGAGASVAAVTGGRWAVLAILFVHLVLAVEGLLWRAARMSSDVLVWLLGATSAWILAGVLDKPGNGADWFFTGPGQEYLWLGLPIVLGALVHDIGDALTVSGCPILWPIPVGRKRWYPIGPPKGMRFRAGSWVELKVLMPVFMLLGGVGGASALGFL, from the coding sequence ATGATGGGACCGGCGCACTCACTGTCCGGAGCGGCCGCCTGGCTGGGTGTGGGAGCGGCCGCCGCCGCCTTCGACCGCCCGATGCCGTGGCCCGTTCTCCTCGTCGGGGCGCTCATCTGCGCGGGGGCCGCCCTCGCCCCCGACCTCGACCACAAGTCGGCGACGATCTCCCGCGCCTTCGGGCCGGTCTCCAAGGGCCTCTGCGAGATCGTCGACAAGCTCTCGTACGCCGTCTACAAGGCCACCCGCTCCTCCGCCGACCCCCGCAGGTCCGGCGGGCACCGGACGCTCACCCACACCTGGCTCTGGGCCGTCCTGATCGGCGCCGGAGCCTCCGTCGCGGCGGTCACCGGCGGCCGGTGGGCGGTCCTGGCCATCCTCTTCGTCCATCTGGTCCTCGCCGTGGAAGGCCTGCTGTGGCGGGCGGCCCGGATGTCCAGCGACGTCCTGGTGTGGCTGCTCGGCGCCACCAGCGCCTGGATCCTCGCGGGCGTCCTCGACAAGCCCGGCAACGGCGCGGACTGGTTCTTCACCGGCCCGGGCCAGGAGTACCTGTGGCTCGGGCTGCCGATCGTCCTCGGCGCCCTCGTCCACGACATCGGCGACGCCCTGACGGTCTCGGGCTGCCCGATCCTGTGGCCCATCCCGGTGGGCCGCAAGCGCTGGTACCCGATCGGCCCGCCGAAGGGGATGCGCTTCCGGGCCGGCAGCTGGGTCGAGCTGAAGGTCCTCATGCCCGTCTTCATGCTGCTCGGCGGGGTCGGCGGAGCCTCGGCGCTCGGCTTCCTGTAG
- a CDS encoding RNA helicase: MTLIDQLPPNADPDALFEAFSSWAEDQGITLYPAQEEALIEVVSGANVILSTPTGSGKSLVAAGAHFTALANDQVTFYTAPIKALVSEKFFDLCKLFGTENVGMLTGDASVNADAPVICCTAEVLASIALRDGKYADIGQVVMDEFHFYAEADRGWAWQIPILELPQAQFILMSATLGDVSMFEKDLTRRTGKPTSVVRSATRPVPLSYEYELTPITDTLTELLETKQAPVYIVHFTQAQAVERAQSLMSINMCTREEKDRIAELIGNFRFTTKFGQNLSRYVRHGIGVHHAGMLPKYRRLVEKLAQAGLLKVICGTDTLGVGVNVPIRTVLFTALTKYDGSRVRTLRAREFHQIAGRAGRAGFDTAGYVVAQAPEHVIENEKALAKAGDDPKKRRKVVRKKAPEGFVAWSDTTFERLIAAEPEPLTSRFKVTNIMLLSVIARPGNAFDAMRKLLEDNHEPRKAQLRHIRRAIAIYRSLLDGGVVEQLDTPDAEGRTIRLTVDLQQDFALNQPLSTFALAAFDLLDPESPSYALDMVSVVESTLDDPRQILAAMQNKARGEAVGQMKRDGVEYEERMERLQEISYPKPLEELLWHAYDVYRKSHPWVGDHPVSPKSVIRDMYERAMTFTEFTSWYELARTEGIVLRYLASAYKALDHTIPDDLKTEDLEDLIAWLGEMVRQVDSSLLDEWEQLANPEVQTAEEAQEKADQVKPVTANARAFRVLVRNAMFRRVELAALDNVDALGELDAESGWDADAWGDAMDAYWDEYDDLGTGPDARGPKLLAIEEDAAHGLWRVRQTFADPNGDHDWGISAEVDLAASDEEGRAIVRVTSVGQL; encoded by the coding sequence GTGACCCTTATCGATCAGCTGCCGCCGAACGCCGACCCCGACGCCCTCTTCGAGGCCTTCTCCTCATGGGCCGAGGACCAGGGCATCACGCTCTACCCGGCCCAGGAGGAGGCGCTGATCGAGGTCGTGTCCGGGGCGAACGTGATCCTGTCGACCCCGACCGGCTCGGGGAAGTCGCTGGTCGCTGCGGGGGCGCACTTCACGGCGCTCGCCAACGACCAGGTCACCTTCTACACGGCGCCGATCAAGGCGCTGGTGTCCGAGAAGTTCTTCGACCTGTGCAAGCTGTTCGGTACGGAGAACGTCGGCATGCTCACCGGCGACGCCTCCGTGAACGCGGACGCGCCGGTGATCTGCTGTACGGCCGAGGTGCTCGCCTCGATCGCGCTGCGGGACGGCAAGTACGCGGACATCGGCCAGGTCGTCATGGACGAGTTCCACTTCTACGCCGAGGCGGACCGCGGCTGGGCCTGGCAGATCCCGATCCTGGAACTGCCCCAGGCGCAGTTCATCCTCATGTCGGCGACGCTCGGCGACGTGTCGATGTTCGAGAAGGACCTGACGCGGCGGACCGGAAAGCCGACCTCGGTGGTCCGCTCGGCGACGCGGCCCGTGCCGCTCTCGTACGAGTACGAGCTCACGCCGATCACGGACACCCTGACGGAGCTCCTGGAGACGAAGCAGGCTCCCGTCTACATCGTCCACTTCACGCAGGCGCAGGCCGTCGAGCGGGCGCAGTCGCTCATGAGCATCAACATGTGCACGCGCGAGGAGAAGGACCGGATCGCCGAGCTCATCGGCAACTTCCGCTTCACCACCAAGTTCGGGCAGAACCTCTCGCGGTACGTCCGCCACGGCATCGGCGTCCACCACGCGGGCATGCTGCCGAAGTACCGGCGGCTCGTCGAGAAGCTGGCCCAGGCCGGTCTGCTGAAGGTGATCTGCGGGACGGACACGCTCGGCGTCGGCGTCAACGTGCCGATCCGTACCGTGCTGTTCACGGCCCTGACGAAGTACGACGGCAGCCGGGTGCGCACGCTGCGGGCCCGTGAGTTCCACCAGATCGCCGGCCGGGCCGGCCGGGCCGGCTTCGACACGGCCGGTTACGTGGTCGCGCAGGCCCCCGAGCACGTCATCGAGAACGAGAAGGCGCTCGCGAAGGCGGGCGACGACCCGAAGAAGCGCCGCAAGGTCGTCCGCAAGAAGGCCCCGGAGGGCTTCGTCGCGTGGAGCGACACGACCTTCGAGAGGCTCATCGCCGCCGAGCCGGAGCCGCTGACCTCGCGCTTCAAGGTCACCAACATCATGCTGCTCTCGGTGATCGCCCGGCCGGGCAACGCCTTCGACGCGATGCGCAAGCTCCTGGAGGACAACCACGAGCCGCGCAAGGCGCAGCTGCGGCACATCCGCCGGGCCATCGCGATCTACCGCTCGCTGCTCGACGGCGGTGTGGTGGAGCAGCTGGACACCCCGGACGCGGAGGGCCGCACGATCCGGCTGACCGTCGACCTCCAGCAGGACTTCGCGCTCAACCAGCCGCTGTCGACGTTCGCGCTCGCCGCCTTCGACCTGCTGGACCCGGAGTCCCCCTCGTACGCCCTCGACATGGTGTCGGTCGTCGAGTCGACGCTCGACGACCCGCGTCAGATCCTCGCGGCGATGCAGAACAAGGCGCGCGGCGAGGCCGTCGGGCAGATGAAGCGTGACGGCGTCGAGTACGAGGAGCGGATGGAGCGGCTCCAGGAGATCTCGTACCCGAAGCCGCTGGAGGAGCTGCTCTGGCACGCGTACGACGTGTACCGGAAGTCGCACCCGTGGGTCGGCGACCACCCGGTGTCGCCGAAGTCGGTCATCCGTGACATGTACGAACGGGCCATGACCTTCACCGAGTTCACGTCCTGGTACGAGCTGGCGCGGACCGAGGGCATCGTGCTGCGCTACCTCGCGAGCGCGTACAAGGCGCTCGACCACACCATCCCGGACGATCTGAAGACCGAGGACCTGGAGGACCTGATCGCCTGGCTGGGCGAGATGGTGCGGCAGGTCGACTCCTCGCTGCTCGACGAGTGGGAGCAGCTGGCGAACCCCGAGGTCCAGACGGCCGAGGAGGCCCAGGAGAAGGCCGACCAGGTCAAGCCGGTCACGGCGAACGCCCGCGCCTTCCGGGTCCTCGTGCGCAACGCGATGTTCCGCCGGGTGGAGCTGGCGGCCCTGGACAACGTGGACGCGCTGGGTGAGCTGGACGCGGAGTCCGGCTGGGACGCGGACGCGTGGGGCGACGCGATGGACGCGTACTGGGACGAGTACGACGACCTGGGTACGGGGCCGGACGCGCGCGGCCCGAAGCTCCTCGCGATCGAGGAGGACGCGGCACACGGACTGTGGCGCGTCCGGCAGACCTTCGCCGACCCGAACGGCGACCATGACTGGGGCATCAGCGCGGAGGTGGATCTCGCGGCCTCCGACGAGGAGGGCCGGGCGATCGTGCGTGTGACGTCCGTCGGCCAGCTGTAA
- a CDS encoding acyl-CoA thioesterase II has product MTNPAERLVDLLDLERIEVNIFRGRSPQESLQRVFGGQVAGQALVAAGRTTDGERPVHSLHAYFLRPGRPGVPIVYEVERVRDGRSFTTRRVTAVQEGRTIFNLTASFHRPEEGAFEHQLPPRHLTDPDSLPNLADEIREHLGALPEALERMARRQPFDIRYVDRLRWTKEEVKGADPRSAVWMRAVGPLGDDPLVHTCALTYASDMTLLDAVRIPVEPLWGPRGFDMASLDHAMWFHRPFRADEWFLYDQESPIATGGRGLARGRIYDREGRLLVSVVQEGLFRPYVPRDEEHGAT; this is encoded by the coding sequence GTGACCAATCCCGCCGAGAGGCTCGTCGATCTGCTCGATCTGGAGCGGATCGAGGTGAACATCTTCCGGGGGCGCAGCCCTCAGGAGTCCTTGCAACGGGTCTTCGGCGGGCAGGTCGCCGGGCAGGCCCTGGTGGCCGCCGGCCGCACCACGGACGGCGAGCGCCCGGTGCACTCGCTGCACGCCTACTTCCTGCGGCCGGGGCGGCCCGGGGTTCCGATCGTGTACGAGGTGGAGCGGGTCCGGGACGGGCGGTCGTTCACGACCCGCCGCGTCACGGCGGTCCAGGAGGGGCGGACGATCTTCAATCTGACGGCCTCCTTCCACCGGCCCGAGGAGGGTGCCTTCGAGCATCAGCTGCCGCCCCGGCACCTGACCGACCCGGACAGCCTGCCGAACCTCGCCGACGAGATCCGCGAGCACCTGGGCGCGCTGCCGGAGGCCCTGGAGCGGATGGCCCGCCGCCAGCCCTTCGACATCCGGTACGTGGACCGGCTGCGCTGGACGAAGGAGGAGGTCAAGGGCGCGGACCCGCGCTCCGCGGTGTGGATGCGGGCCGTGGGGCCGCTGGGCGACGACCCGCTGGTCCACACCTGCGCCCTGACGTACGCCTCGGACATGACGCTCCTGGACGCGGTCCGTATCCCGGTCGAGCCGCTCTGGGGACCTCGTGGCTTCGACATGGCCTCCCTGGACCACGCGATGTGGTTCCACCGGCCGTTCCGCGCCGACGAGTGGTTCCTGTACGACCAGGAATCGCCGATCGCGACCGGCGGCCGGGGGCTCGCCCGGGGCAGGATCTACGACCGCGAGGGCCGGCTCCTGGTCTCGGTGGTCCAGGAGGGCCTGTTCCGGCCGTACGTCCCCCGGGACGAGGAGCACGGCGCGACGTGA